A region from the Haloarcula limicola genome encodes:
- a CDS encoding glycosyltransferase family 2 protein, translating into MRTVAVIPAYNEADTIGPVVDETGEYVDRVVVVDDGSSDGTAAIAREHGAVVVEHVFNTGVGGAVRTGYQYAIKHDFDMVVQVDADGQHDPAKIPELLEVAKDYDMVIGSRYLNDSYQNYSATRNVGIRFFTEVVNRLGGIEITDVTSGFRVYRVSMLRRILHRSDKHWAIEQTLEAAKRDFRITEVSTEMPVREEGDSQFTLDTFVLYPVRMTDTILRVLLFR; encoded by the coding sequence GTGCGCACAGTCGCCGTCATCCCCGCGTACAACGAGGCCGACACCATCGGCCCGGTCGTCGACGAGACCGGCGAGTACGTCGACCGCGTCGTCGTCGTCGACGACGGGTCCAGCGACGGCACCGCCGCCATCGCCCGCGAACACGGTGCAGTCGTCGTCGAACACGTCTTCAACACCGGCGTCGGCGGGGCCGTCAGGACCGGCTACCAGTACGCCATCAAGCACGACTTCGACATGGTAGTACAGGTCGACGCCGACGGCCAGCACGACCCGGCGAAGATCCCGGAACTGCTGGAGGTCGCCAAGGACTACGACATGGTCATCGGCAGTCGGTATCTGAACGACAGCTACCAGAACTACTCGGCGACTCGCAACGTCGGCATCCGCTTTTTCACCGAGGTGGTCAACCGACTGGGCGGCATCGAGATCACCGACGTGACCAGCGGCTTCCGGGTCTATCGCGTCTCGATGCTCCGGCGCATCCTCCACCGCTCCGATAAGCACTGGGCGATCGAACAGACCCTGGAGGCCGCGAAACGGGACTTCCGCATCACCGAGGTATCGACCGAGATGCCCGTTCGGGAGGAGGGCGACTCGCAGTTCACGCTGGATACGTTCGTCCTCTACCCCGTCCGGATGACCGACACCATCCTGCGGGTCCTCCTCTTTCGCTGA
- a CDS encoding DUF2304 domain-containing protein — protein MAYTLVNLIALVVGLAFLVNGYVMVKQGREAIALFVVSVAIGSGLIFVAVFPDVFQVIATVLGLELKARAILVISNLTLFVVATYLFNRIGKLYDRLSRLNEEVSLLRTELEEQRDE, from the coding sequence ATGGCATACACGCTCGTCAACCTCATCGCGCTCGTCGTCGGCCTCGCGTTCCTGGTGAACGGCTACGTCATGGTCAAGCAGGGCCGGGAGGCCATCGCCCTGTTCGTCGTCTCGGTGGCCATCGGGTCGGGGCTCATCTTCGTCGCCGTCTTCCCGGACGTCTTCCAGGTCATCGCCACCGTCCTCGGTCTCGAACTGAAGGCGCGGGCCATCCTCGTCATCTCGAACCTGACGCTGTTCGTCGTCGCAACCTACCTGTTCAACCGCATCGGCAAGCTGTACGACCGCCTCTCGCGGCTCAACGAGGAGGTCAGCCTGCTGCGGACCGAACTCGAGGAACAGCGAGATGAGTGA
- a CDS encoding polysaccharide deacetylase family protein has translation MSEAVLSIDVELFDQTPAYRAAEGTTDRENVGLDSLDFLRETLTDRNATATCFVVSSLAERCPEAIRALAESGFEIGSHTHRHRLLSTLSVDERREELDRSRRILRDLTGQSVSGFRAPAFDITDDHFDLLDAAGYGYDSSIVASRRIPGWYGGEHDLQRPASATAVDPGAPADLAELPASVMPGLRLPLTGTWLRFFGPRYTALGMRLLARRGITPVLYVHPWELADLPDVEGVPSRVYWHTGEWMREAVGYLLDRPFEWTTAESVVERQVPRAGGGAR, from the coding sequence ATGAGTGAGGCGGTGCTCTCGATCGACGTCGAGCTGTTCGACCAGACGCCCGCCTACCGCGCCGCCGAGGGGACGACCGACCGAGAGAACGTCGGTCTCGACAGTCTCGACTTCCTCCGCGAGACGCTGACCGACCGCAACGCGACGGCCACCTGTTTCGTCGTCTCGTCGCTGGCCGAGCGCTGTCCCGAGGCCATTCGAGCGCTCGCCGAGTCGGGCTTCGAAATCGGGTCGCACACCCACCGGCATCGCCTGCTCTCGACGCTCAGTGTCGACGAACGACGGGAGGAACTCGACCGCTCGCGGCGAATCCTGCGGGACCTCACCGGCCAGTCGGTCTCGGGCTTCCGCGCGCCGGCGTTCGACATCACTGACGACCACTTCGACCTGCTCGATGCGGCGGGATACGGCTACGACTCCAGTATCGTCGCCAGCCGGCGGATCCCGGGGTGGTACGGCGGCGAACACGACCTCCAGCGGCCGGCCTCGGCGACGGCCGTCGACCCCGGCGCGCCCGCCGATCTCGCGGAACTCCCGGCCAGCGTGATGCCTGGCCTCCGACTGCCGCTAACCGGGACGTGGCTGCGCTTCTTCGGCCCGCGCTACACGGCGCTGGGGATGCGACTGCTCGCCCGTCGCGGCATCACGCCCGTGCTGTACGTCCACCCGTGGGAACTGGCCGACCTCCCCGACGTCGAGGGCGTCCCCTCGCGCGTCTACTGGCACACCGGCGAGTGGATGCGCGAGGCGGTCGGGTACCTCCTCGACCGGCCCTTCGAGTGGACGACCGCCGAGTCGGTGGTCGAACGGCAGGTCCCGCGCGCCGGAGGAGGTGCGCGATAG
- a CDS encoding lysylphosphatidylglycerol synthase transmembrane domain-containing protein, whose amino-acid sequence MATSRRDLLVSVLQYGVGIVALGVLLTQVDFGVVVDRLSNTSPAVVAALGVVTVAGLVARFYTWSAIISPFTSIALGTAGRIDLTVNFINQLLPSRLSGRVAAPFVLRAETGMEYADATAATGAHTGIYAVLYGVASLLGLAAAYDRLSTGVLLLLGLSTGLYFVAGAVVLLAGVNLTLFDRVVEAMADLAASVPRVGAAVAEKIRGITEITSSSTDSFRAIVGDATVWFRYAVGWTGALVVAPGVRVWLLFASFGASVEPAVLLPLYLVAAYSVTLLPLTPGGIGVTEATATAVFVGLGVPSDVVIPVIFVDRFLGVYLPALAGWYPSLSMDLSVL is encoded by the coding sequence GTGGCGACGTCGCGCCGCGACCTCCTCGTCTCCGTCCTCCAGTACGGCGTCGGCATCGTCGCACTCGGCGTCCTGCTCACGCAGGTCGACTTCGGGGTCGTCGTCGACCGCCTCTCGAACACCTCACCCGCCGTCGTCGCCGCGCTCGGCGTCGTGACCGTCGCCGGACTGGTCGCCCGCTTCTACACGTGGAGTGCTATCATCTCGCCGTTCACGTCGATCGCGCTGGGGACCGCCGGTCGCATCGACCTGACGGTGAACTTCATCAACCAGTTGCTCCCCTCGCGCCTCTCGGGCCGGGTCGCCGCGCCGTTCGTCCTCCGGGCCGAGACCGGCATGGAGTACGCCGACGCGACCGCCGCCACGGGCGCACACACCGGCATCTACGCCGTCCTCTACGGCGTCGCGTCGCTGCTCGGGCTCGCCGCCGCCTACGACCGCCTCTCGACCGGCGTCCTCCTCTTGCTCGGGCTCTCGACTGGCCTCTACTTCGTCGCCGGTGCGGTCGTCCTGCTGGCCGGCGTGAACCTGACGCTGTTCGACCGCGTGGTCGAGGCGATGGCCGACCTCGCCGCGAGCGTCCCGCGCGTCGGCGCGGCTGTCGCCGAGAAAATCCGGGGGATCACGGAGATCACGTCGTCCTCGACGGACTCGTTCCGGGCCATCGTCGGGGACGCGACGGTCTGGTTCCGCTACGCCGTCGGCTGGACCGGCGCGCTGGTGGTCGCACCCGGCGTCCGGGTCTGGCTCCTCTTCGCCAGTTTCGGCGCGAGCGTCGAACCCGCCGTCCTGCTCCCGCTGTACCTCGTCGCGGCTTACAGCGTGACGCTGCTCCCGCTGACGCCCGGCGGCATCGGCGTGACCGAGGCGACGGCGACGGCGGTGTTCGTCGGACTGGGCGTCCCGAGCGACGTCGTCATCCCCGTCATCTTCGTCGACCGGTTCCTCGGCGTCTACCTCCCGGCGCTCGCGGGGTGGTATCCGTCGCTCTCGATGGACCTCTCGGTGCTGTGA
- a CDS encoding ArnT family glycosyltransferase produces the protein MLGAGRQLFGRAKRQVRDDLGADPYLLYILVGAALLTSFWFWHRIPNFATRDEKSRLLDAMVPYGTTLADPSFESLRAGVEWSRVPFGATLYLFGLAMLPVVLVALLTGQSEIFTAVGFPSWEFGHYPVWHETPRWVWTWSLVFVRLFNVAFAVGSVYLTYRLGTAMGDRTTGRLSAILLTLTFGFLTIAHEGGEDMPALFFSLLTLYLLYVFVKTGDDASFFAASAFGGVAIAFKLTAAPIVAVIAVAYLFRADLVWAYDDERSLPAALFAPRLLVGGAALGLVAILLGFPTFLVAGFDPLIERVFGGSMSRMSHPTGPDAPIWWWFLRGYFSALGLPLFAAALGGVLASVARLRRWRSEVYGTALVLFTLALYLAMFSQWHDFRVHHLLPTFPLIALLLARSLGEFDEWNPSIARPAVALLLVTTSIYAGVGTLGFASMPRDEATAWLNEHSEENDTMEVYRRDFQDAAIPHGMDINHAFGEEGEGERLVRCPRYIQLGYRDLLYLKEGSYYRNGEAQAEYIRGLLEGEYSYEIVAEFGERPPNFVPQRATPGSFVDLLRYGVVPQTDQFADEQELAANQYTVILERTGECSARRNPPF, from the coding sequence ATGCTCGGTGCGGGACGGCAACTGTTCGGCCGCGCGAAACGGCAGGTTCGAGACGACCTCGGAGCCGATCCGTACCTCCTCTACATCCTCGTCGGGGCGGCGCTCCTGACGAGCTTCTGGTTCTGGCACCGCATCCCGAACTTCGCGACGCGCGACGAGAAGAGCCGGCTACTGGACGCGATGGTCCCCTACGGGACGACGCTCGCGGACCCGAGTTTCGAGTCGCTGCGGGCGGGCGTCGAGTGGAGCCGTGTGCCCTTCGGCGCGACGCTGTACCTGTTCGGGCTGGCCATGCTCCCGGTGGTTCTCGTGGCGCTCCTGACCGGCCAATCAGAGATCTTCACCGCCGTCGGCTTCCCCAGTTGGGAGTTCGGCCACTACCCGGTGTGGCACGAGACGCCGCGGTGGGTCTGGACGTGGAGCCTCGTCTTCGTCCGCCTGTTCAACGTCGCCTTCGCCGTGGGATCGGTGTATCTCACCTACCGGCTCGGGACCGCGATGGGCGACCGGACCACCGGTCGGCTGTCGGCCATCCTGCTGACGCTCACCTTCGGCTTCCTCACCATCGCACACGAGGGCGGCGAGGACATGCCCGCGCTGTTCTTCAGCCTGCTGACGCTGTATCTCCTCTACGTCTTCGTCAAGACGGGCGACGACGCGTCGTTCTTCGCCGCGTCGGCGTTCGGCGGCGTCGCCATCGCCTTCAAACTCACCGCCGCGCCCATCGTCGCGGTCATCGCTGTCGCCTACCTCTTCCGCGCGGATCTCGTCTGGGCGTACGACGACGAACGGAGCCTCCCGGCGGCGCTGTTCGCGCCGCGCCTCCTCGTCGGCGGGGCGGCGCTCGGTCTCGTCGCCATCCTGCTCGGCTTTCCGACGTTCCTCGTCGCCGGGTTCGACCCGCTCATAGAGCGGGTGTTCGGCGGGTCGATGTCGCGGATGAGTCACCCGACCGGACCGGACGCCCCTATCTGGTGGTGGTTCCTGCGCGGGTACTTCAGCGCGCTCGGACTGCCGCTGTTCGCCGCGGCCCTCGGCGGCGTCCTCGCGAGCGTGGCGCGACTCCGCCGCTGGCGCTCGGAGGTGTACGGCACCGCGCTCGTCCTGTTCACGCTCGCGCTCTACCTCGCGATGTTCAGCCAGTGGCACGACTTCCGGGTCCATCACCTGCTGCCGACGTTCCCGCTGATCGCGCTGTTGCTCGCGCGCTCGCTCGGCGAGTTCGACGAATGGAACCCCTCGATTGCCCGGCCCGCCGTCGCGCTCCTGTTGGTGACGACGAGCATCTACGCCGGCGTCGGCACCCTCGGCTTCGCCTCGATGCCCCGGGACGAGGCGACGGCGTGGCTGAACGAGCACTCCGAGGAGAACGACACGATGGAGGTGTATCGGCGGGACTTCCAGGACGCGGCGATTCCCCACGGGATGGACATCAACCACGCCTTCGGCGAGGAGGGGGAGGGCGAACGCCTCGTCCGCTGTCCGCGGTACATCCAACTGGGGTATCGCGACCTCCTCTATCTGAAGGAGGGCAGTTACTACCGCAACGGCGAGGCGCAGGCGGAATATATCCGCGGGCTACTGGAGGGCGAGTACAGCTACGAGATCGTCGCGGAGTTCGGGGAGCGGCCGCCGAACTTCGTCCCGCAGCGAGCGACGCCGGGGTCGTTCGTCGACCTCCTGCGCTACGGCGTCGTCCCCCAGACCGACCAGTTCGCCGACGAGCAGGAACTGGCCGCTAACCAGTACACCGTCATCTTAGAGCGCACCGGGGAGTGCAGCGCCCGGCGCAACCCGCCGTTCTGA